A window of Daucus carota subsp. sativus chromosome 2, DH1 v3.0, whole genome shotgun sequence genomic DNA:
CGAAGCAGATGACGAAGACGAGGACATAGGAGTTGCAGCCCTATGAAATGATCCCTCAGGCAAGTTCCTGCATACTGGACAAGTTGCATTGAGTTTGAGCCATTCATCAATACAATGTGAATGAAAGTAGTGATTACATTCTGGTACAGTCCTCAGTGTGTCATTTGGCTTGTATTCCGACAAACATATTGCACACGTAGAATCGCTAGGCTTTGGCAATCGTTTGCTCTCACCTAGCACTGTCATTGGATAGGACTCAATGGTGAGCTTGTCGAGGCCCAATACAAACCTAGGAGGCTCTGGTGTTATAATTCTTGTTGGGAGATTTCGCATATGATGTTGCTGCTGCATGATAGCACGGTCAACGACTTTTTTTCTTGCATAAATGGCGAGACAAGCCAGAAGAAAAAGTCCAGGCAATCCTACTCCAACTATTATCCCATACTTGGCAGTTGTTGAAAGACCTGCAAATTTTTTATGAAGTCTTCAActtagtaattttattttttttgcaactTAAGTACACACAACTTTCCTTACTAGATTTATAAGATTTCAAGAAACTGAattacttaacatggtatcaatTTTCGTACTAATTTCTTCCTAATCAGCAATCATacgttacgtgcccaaagtcaactagctcatctaatttgggatggagggagtattggTGTAGTTATACATTTATTTGGAATTAATTGAATCGTCAAcctttttttatcattaaattaaACACACTCAAGCACCAGTTTTATCTTTGACAAGATTCGAGCCTTCGACATCATGTAAACTTTCTTTAGCAACTAACAAGATATATGCTGTCTATGAAATGAATAAGATGAGAACTAACCACTATTGGAAGATACAGAGCAACCAGCTTCCTGCGACCCCCCACAAGAAGGTGAATCCCAGACGAATGCCACCGGAATCAGATAAGTTATTGTCTGGCAGGAATCCGGGGAATCCTGGAATCTGAACCCGTCTAAAGAACTAGTAGGAACTGAAACAACCGTGTTATTAACACTACTCAAACAATCCAGCCGCTCAAATGGTTCTATTATGGGGAAATTGGGGGGCGGTGAAcaattaaaaaatgtatatttcaCCGGGGAACTCGGCCTAAATGGCGTGTCCAATTGGTTGAAAAATCGGGCTCTGTTTCCTAAGCAAAAATCAGGTTTCAAGTATATAATTTGCGATGAATAATCAATATCATCGACTACAATGTCATCTACCACACTATCTCCGACGTAAGGGAAGTTTAGCACGACTTGACTTCGGTTGTTGCAAGAAAGTTCGAAACCCTGGTAACCACACTGTGTCGGTTGTTTGTCAAGCCGGAAAGGGGACTGGACTATTGGTCCAGTTCCACACGAGACAGGCTCGCATGTGTCACATAGTACTGTGTGTGTGACGGAGAATATCACAATAAATGTGACAGAGAATAACCCGAAAATCTGCATATTTTGGTGCAGAGAGTTGAAAGAAACAGATTGATTTTGTTAAGTCCTGCGTACTAGTGGtttttatacattgtcataGTTATTTCAAAGGTCTAATAACGTGTTTGGTAGGAATTCCAACTTATAAGTGTTTATGTACACACTGGAAGTGATTAACAAGTAATCAAAGTCAAGTATGTTATTGTGTTCCAGTTGCGGTAATAATCATGCGTGGAAATTCATGTTAGTAGATTAATTTCCACGAGATCATTAAAGTTGACAAAGTGAAGAGGTTTGGTATTTCGTGTCAaaacgggtgattttcgggtcactttcgggttttgtctcagtaaatcgggttccgggtttgggtcgggttcgggtcgtgtctgatattgccagccCTAGCGTTGACCTCAAAATTCTGCAAAGCAAAGGAGGTTGGTGTTCACTATTCAGGGTGTTGATTGTATTTCGGTATAATTCATCAATGTGAAAGTAATTTCTGGCGAAAGGAGTTTATTCTTGGAATTGTTTCTGGAATGATGGTTACGTGCTAAACTCGTTTCTTTCATTATTGaagtcaattttttaaaatattctttcaACATCTTGGTATTTTTCTGCATTGACTCCAGCAATTATTTTGAAGTCTCCGATCAGTTTGAACAAAACTCTAGTGGTTTAAATAGTATTATGAATGAGTTGAATAATGTGATTTCTTTGCAGAAAAGTTGTGCATTATTGATGATCAAAGACATTAGAATAGCTGTGGTTTCAGTCCCAGTATATACGTTCAAGAGTCTCTGTCATCTGCACTGCAGCATGATTCATGACTAAACGACTAACGTGTTTGATAGAGAGGGGCGCTGGTAGAATATTCAGGCTGATTAGTCTTCAACCCCAAATATACTTTTCGACCAGGACTTGGTCAgtgaaaatattttatgttgTTTCGATTTGCTCATACTAGTCTAGATGATCCCAGACAGCTGCTTTCGAGGTCTTTCTTTCCCTTTTATCAATCAGTTATCGCTGAAAATGACTGTCAGACTTCATTTTATGCAGAAACATACGTCATGTGTTTTTTAATTACTGACTTTCGTGAAGTAACAACAAGTACCATTAAATTCAAGTATTCAACGAAGTAGATGAAGGTATAGGAGTTGTAGACTCCTGCAGGTTCCTACAAACTGGACAAGTGGTATTGAGTTGGAGCCATTCATCTATACAATCAGAATGAAAATAGTGATTGCATTCTGGTATTGTCCTCAGTGTCTCGCTCGGCTTGTATTCAGACAAACAGATTGCACATGTGGCATCACAAGGCTTAGGCAATCGCTTGCTCTCGCCCAATACTGTCATCGGATAAGACTCAATGGTGAGCTTGTCTAGTCCCATTGCAGAcacaggaagc
This region includes:
- the LOC108192389 gene encoding putative RING-H2 finger protein ATL21A, whose product is MQIFGLFSVTFIVIFSVTHTVLCDTCEPVSCGTGPIVQSPFRLDKQPTQCGYQGFELSCNNRSQVVLNFPYVGDSVVDDIVVDDIDYSSQIIYLKPDFCLGNRARFFNQLDTPFRPSSPVKYTFFNCSPPPNFPIIEPFERLDCLSSVNNTVVSVPTSSLDGFRFQDSPDSCQTITYLIPVAFVWDSPSCGGSQEAGCSVSSNSGLSTTAKYGIIVGVGLPGLFLLACLAIYARKKVVDRAIMQQQHHMRNLPTRIITPEPPRFVLGLDKLTIESYPMTVLGESKRLPKPSDSTCAICLSEYKPNDTLRTVPECNHYFHSHCIDEWLKLNATCPVCRNLPEGSFHRAATPMSSSSSSASLFSN
- the LOC135150371 gene encoding putative RING-H2 finger protein ATL69; translated protein: MKISEVTFGTGLPALFLLICLAIYTRKKVNDHAQIQQQNHVPDDILTTTIAQQLPVSAMGLDKLTIESYPMTVLGESKRLPKPCDATCAICLSEYKPSETLRTIPECNHYFHSDCIDEWLQLNTTCPVCRNLQESTTPIPSSTSLNT